The Verrucomicrobiota bacterium region AGGCTTTTTTGGTAGTAAAATTTATCTTCAGGGTTATTTAAAGAAATAAGAAACACCCATCATTCCGCCGATACCATTAATCCCATGGTTATTTGAGGTGGTGTCCGCATTGGACATGTGATTGTAGTTTCCGGTGAGTTGGACAGACCATTTCTCATTAAGAAAACAACGCAACCCGACATAAGGGCTCCAAGTGAAGTTAAAGGTGGAACCGATATAGGCGGGCTTCAAGGCAGGATCCAAAAAGGCGAAGCCTGCATTCACACCGACAATCGGCACCCAACGGGAGTTTGGCTGCACAAAGTTATACTGGAGTCCTAACATTAATCCTGGGGCGATATAATCACCGGGACCATTTGAAAAACCGCCTCCATTCAAACCAAAGAAGAACTCCGTATTACCACGAAGGATGGAAGGACCTGTCGGGCTGTAAAGCATGAGTCCCATAAGGGCATTAGCCGTAAAATAGTTCAAGGCTGCTGGCTGGAAATAGCGTTGGTCAAATTGATGAAAACCACCCCATTCGAGTTTAGCTTCCCAATTCATTGAATCAAAATTTGAATCATAAGAAGCAACAGGTTTAACATCCGTCACTAAGGATTTCGACATATCCGTGCCAGCTGACACGTTTGCCACTGTCAAAATAACACCACAAAGCGCGGTGATAATACTTTTTGCCCTAATATTCATAATTTTCCCCGTTGGTTCAGTTTCGTCGAGATACTTAGTCAAGAAAGATCATATGACAAGAATATACTCAGAAAAACCTAAAAAATCATTTTTTTCACTTGATTTAGCATTAAAACTCCTCTTGTGTTGTGGGCTCTTGCCGCTTTAAACGGTCAACATGTGTTGAACGGGCGCGCAAAACAAAAACTTAACTGAAAATTCTCTCAACTCTCCTAACGTCAAGTTCGTTTAGATCAAAAGCCCGTCTTTTGAATTCCATATTTGAAACACAGTTGGTGGTGAAAAGAAATTTTTTAAGTTAGTTCTAGAAGAAAAGGTTACTCCCATGAAAGGCATGGAAGAATTACTCAGGGCCTCTGTAAAGAATTTCACAGAAGGCAGCATCATTACAGGCAGGATTCTCGAAATCCGCGGCCGCGAAGTCCTCGTCGATATCGGATATAAATCCGAAGGAATCATTCCCACCGACGAATTCGACGAACCCACCGAAATCAAAATCGGCGACGAAATCGAAGTGCTCCTCGAGCAACTCGAAGACAATGACGGCATGGTCGTCCTCTCCCGCGAAAAAGCCCTCCAGAAACTCAACTGGGACAAGATCACGAATGCTTCCACTGAAGGTGGCATCATCATGGGCAAAGTCAAAAGCGTTGTTAAAGGCGGACTCATGGTTAATGTGGGCGTGGAAGCTTTCCTTCCCGGTTCACAAATCGATATCGTGCCCCCGAAAAATCTTAATGATTATGTCGGCAAGACTTTTGAATTCAAGATCGTCAAGATCAATGAAGAACGCAAAAATATCGTCATTTCCCGCCGTGAATTAATCGAGGCTGAACGTGCTGAAAAACGCGCCAAATTCCTCGAAAGCATGACAGTGGGCAGCAAAGTCAAAGGCAAGGTCAAGAATATCACTGATTTCGGTGTATTCCTCGACCTCGACGGCATCGATGGACTCCTCCATATTACCGATATGAGCTGGGGCCGTATCAATCATCCTTCTGAAATGGTCAAAAATGGCGACGAAATCGAAGTCACCATCCTCGACATCGACCATGAGAAACAACGTGTCTCCCTCGGCCTCAAACAAGGTCAATCCAATCCTTGGGATAAAGTCGAAGAAAAATATCCTGTCGCCACGCAAGTCTCCGGTAAAGTCGTCAGCATCGCTCCTTATGGCGCTTTTGTGGAACTCGAACCTGGTATCGAAGGCATGATCCACGTGTCCGAACTGTCCTGGACAAAACGTGTGGCCCGCGCTTCCGATGTCCTGACTGTCGGCCAAGAAGTCAAAGCAGTCGTTCTCGGTATGAACAAGGAAGAACAAAAAGTCTCCTTGGGCATCCGCCAACTCGAGTCAAATCCATGGGATGCCATCGAGCAGAAGTATCCATCCGGCACCCAAGTCAAAGGAAAGATCCGCAATATGACCAGTTATGGTGCGTTTGTGGAACTCGACAGTGACATGGACGGTATGATCCACGTTTCAGATATGAGCTGGACCCGCAAGATTAATCACCCGAGCGAATTGCTCAAAAAAGGTGATGATGTCGATGCTGTTGTCCTCGAGATCGACCGCGAAAACCAACGTATCTCCCTGGGGATTAAACAACTCAGCGAAGATCCTTGGAAACATATCGAGCAACTCTACAAAATCGGTGATGTCGTCGCCGGTAAAGTCACCAAGATCGCTTCATTCGGTGCCTTTGTGGAGCTTAAAGATGGTATCGACGGTCTCGTCCATATCTCCCAGATCAGCGAAGACCGCGTCGAGAAGGTCAAAGACATTCTCAAAGTCGGGGACGATGTCTCTGCCCGCGTAATCAAAGTCGATAAGGAAGACCGCCGTATCGGGTTATCTATCAAGGCCGCTAACTATTCTGAAGAACAACTCCAGAAGGAACGCGAAGCCCTCGAAAGCATCAAACCCGGAGACGATCTCGCCTCCCTCGAACATGCCTTCGACCAAGCCGAGGAATTCCGTCCCGGCGAAAACAAGAAGTAATCAACCCTTCTTAATTATTAAATTCTCCAAAACCCGTCCCGATCACATCGGGGCGGGTTTTTGCTTTTGTTGAACAAACAGTCTGAAAAATAAGAAAATCCCAAATACCACACTTGCCCGCGTGACGGAATCCGTTACAGTCAAAGGTTCCATGACTGAACCAAAGATTACTCCTGAAATCATTTCCAAACACGGGATCACTCCTGATGAATATGAACGCATCAAAGGGATCCTCGGACGCGAACCTAACTTCACCGAGCTAGGCATTTTCTCGGTCATGTGGAGTGAACACTGTTCCTATAAAAACTCGAAACCCGAGCTTAAGAAATTCCCCACCAGCGCACCCCACATCCTGGTCAAGGCTGGTGAAGAAAATGCTGGGGTCGTCGATATCGGTGACGGCTGGGCCATTGCCTTCAAAATCGAATCCCATAACCACCCCAGCGCAGTCGAGCCATTCCAAGGTGCCGCCACAGGTGTCGGTGGGATCATTCGCGATATTTTCACCATGGGCGCCCGTCCCGTGTGTAACTTAAATTCCCTGCGTTTCGGCGCGATCGAAGGCGACAGTGCCACAGCCAAAAATAACCGCCGCCTCTTTGCTGGTGTCGTCGCCGGTATCGCCCATTACGGGAATTGTATCGGTATTCCCACCATCGGTGGCGAGGTCTATTTTGATGAATCCTACGAAGGTAACCCTCTCGTAAACGCTTTTTGTCTCGGGGTGCTCCGCCATGAGCAAATCGCCAAGGGTGCAGCCAAAGGCGTCGGCAATCCCGTCTTTTATGTGGGAAGTGAAACAGGCCGTGACGGTCTGGCCGGTGCGGCATTCGCCTCACGGGAGCTCACTGAAGAATCTAAGGAAGACCGCCCTGCGGTGCAAGTCGGTGACCCTTTCAAAGAAAAACTCCTGCTTGAAGCTTGCCTCGAGCTCCTCGCGGTACCCGATGCCGTCGCAGGCATCCAGGACATGGGCGCAGCGGGACTAACCTGCTCGACCTGCGAAACAGCCAGCCGTGGCGGCACAGGTGTCGAAATCGACCTAGCCAAGGTTCCTCAACGCGAACCCGGTATGACCCCTTACGAAACCATGCTCTCCGAGTCACAGGAACGTATGTTGATCATCGTGAATAAAGGTCATGAACACGTTGTAAAAAGCATTTTCGAAAAATGGGACCTGCCCTATGCGGAAATCGGGGTCGTCACCAATGACGGCATGATGCGCGTCAAAAACCACGGGGTACTCGTCGCGGAAATCCCCGCCCGCCAACTCGCTGAAGACGCCCCCATCTATCACCGCGAAGCCAAGGAACCCGCTTATCTGGCCAAAACCCGTTCCTTCGACCCGCTACAGATTCCTGAACCGTCCAATTACGAGGAAATCCTGTGTAAACTGCTCTCCAGCCCGACCATCGCGAGTAAGAACTGGGTTTACCGTCAATACGACCACATGGTCCGTGACGGTACGATTGTTCCTCCCGGCTCGGATGCGGCGGTCTTCCGCATCAATGAAGCCGATAAGATCATAGCCTTGGCTACTGATTGTAACTCGACCTACGTTTACCTCGACCCGTATGAAGGTGGAAAAACCGCTGTGGCAGAGTGCTGCCGTAATCTCGTTTGCTCGGGGGCGCAACCCCTCGCCTCGACCGATAATCTGAATTTTGGCAATCCCCATAAACCGGAGAATTTCTGGCAACTCCAAAAGGCCGTCGAAGGCCTTGCTGAAGCCTGCATTTTCTTTAACACCCCGGTGACCGGCGGTAATGTCAGCCTCTATAATGAATCCCCCACAGGAGCCATCGACCCGACCCCGACCATGTCGATCGTCGGATTAATCGATAACCCCGACCACATCACGACCCAATATTTCAAAAACGATGGCGACCTCATTTTCCTCGTGGGCGAACTCGGCCATGAGCTCGGCGGCACACACTACCTCAAACGTATTCACAATGCCAAAGCCGGTCATCCCCCACGCCTGGACTTTAAAAAGGAAAAGGGAGTCCAAGATGTCGTCTTGTCCCTGATCCGGGCTGGAGCAGTAAATGCCGCCCATGATTGTTCCGAAGGCGGCCTACTCGTGGCCTTGGCAGAAATGGGCATTTCAAACGGTGAAAATTTACTCGGCGCAAAAATCGCTCTCGACGACCACTCGGGACGTATTGACGTACTTTTCTTTAATGAATCCCAGAGTCGGATCATCGTCACATGTAAAGCTTCCGACGAAAGCAAATTGCGCGGGATCGTCGAAAAAGCCAATGTCCCCTTGCGTAAACTCGGAGAAGTCGGCGGCGACAAACTAGAAGTCTCCACCCACGGCAAACTATTTGTCTGGGATACGGAAAAACTGCGCGGAGCCTGGTACAACGCCATCAATCAACTGATGGCATAATACAGTTCTGACGAAATAAAGTGATTCAATCTTATTTCTGAAGTGTGCGCCTGATCTCGGCGATAACCGCATCTGTGATTTCCGGGAGCTTACCGTCGGGGCGGGCACCAGCGGCGGCGGGATGGCCTCCCCCGCCAAATTTTCCGGCAATGGTATTCACATTGATGATTTTAGAATCTTTGGAACGCAGGCTGATACGGATTTTACCTTCAGGTTCTTCTTCGAAAAGGGCAGCAACAATGACACTTTCCACCGAGCGGATCGAGTCGATGAAATTTTCGTTATCCTCGGGTTTCGCCCCTGTATCGGCATACATTTTTTCCGTGATCTGAATGTAACCGATCTTTCCGTCATCGATAAATTCCACCGTATTAAAAACCTCTTTAAAGAGTAATAACCGGCGGAGGGGAAAGCTCTCATAAATCTGGCGGTTGATTTCGCCGACATTAATCCCCTTTTCTATCAAATCAGCCGCCACACGCATGGTTTTCGGTGTGGTATTTGAATACTGGAATGAGCCCGTATCGGTGGAAATCGCCGCATAAAGAGAAGTAGCGATTTCCTTGGTGACTATCCACCCCGCTGTCATCAGTAATTCATAAGCAATTTGCCCCGAGGCCGGTGAGGACGTGTCGATATAGTTAATATCGCCAAATTTCGTATTACTCTCGTGATGATCGATATTGATACAGAAAGGCTCAGGCGACTGCTTGGGTTCTTTCCTGAAATTCTTGATAAAATGCCGAGCTTTACCCAGACGCTCAAAGCTCGCACAATCAATCGAGACCACACAATCAAAGGCCGTTTCGATAATGCCCTCCAAGGAAATGATCTTATCCACATGCGGCAGGTAAAAGAATTTATCCGGTATCGTGTCAGAGCTCCAATAAGTAACCTTTTTGCCCAAGGCCTCCAAGGCAAGTCCCACTCCTAATTGTGAACCTAATGCATCCGCATCTGGACGCATGTGGGTCATCACCAGAAAATTATCGCGGCTCGCGAGTTCCTGTGTAACTTGCTCAAGGCTTGGTTTCATATTCAGCGTCCTCGTCCTCGCCTTGTTCCTCATCCGGAATCATATGATCGGCTTTTAAATCATCCAAGATTTGGACAACACGCACACCGCGTTCAGCGGTGGAATCGAGGATAAACTGCAAAATCGGGGTGTACTTTAGGATAACCTCACGGCTCATCAGCTTCTGGAGATTATTGCGATTTTTATTAAGCACTTTCAAAGCTTCGTGTTCAGCCTGGGGTTGTGTCCCGATCACACTGAAATAAATACGGGCATTATGCAGGTCCGGCGCGACATCAACATCGGTAAGGGTAATCAAACCTAGGTCAAAATTCACCTCTTTGCGGATGAGATCACTCAAGGAACGTTTAACTAACTCATTAATTCTGACCATTCTATTTTTCATAGGAAGGATTCCTTTCTATCAATCTCAAGTGGCATCCCGGTTTCACACTTCTCACCGGGACACCAAGGGAAAGTAACTATAGCTTTTGGGCGACCTTTTCAAGGATGAAGCATTCGATCACGTCGCCTTCCTCATAATCATTATAACCTTCCAAACGGATTCCGCACTCTAAACCGGCACGTACATCCGTCACATCGTCCTGGAATCTGCGCAAGGTATTAACGGCCCCGATGTATATCTGTAATTTACGGCGGAGAATACGGGCTTTTCCTGACCGGCTAATCCGTCCATCGGTAACCACCGTACCGGCCACTTTTCCGCCCTTGCTCATTTCAAATACCTGCTTGATCTGGGCGTGTCCAATGACTGCCTCCCTGATTTCAGGGTCGAGCTTGCCGACGAGGGCATCTTCGACCTCTTGCATTAATTCATAAATAATATTATGCAAACGGATTTCGATCTTCTCAGCTTTAGCTTTTTCAGCCGCACGTGTCTCGACTTTGACATTGAACCCAAAAATAATCGCCTCGGAGGCATTAGCCAAGATCACGTCCGTCTCGGTAATCGGTCCCACAGCATTATGCAGCAAATTGACCGTGATCTTTTCACTCTTGGCCTTTTTAAGCTGAGTTTCGATCGCTTCAGAAGAGCCCATGGCATCACATTTCAAGATGACATTGAGGGTCTTCTTTTGACCGGCAGCAATAGCTTCCATCAATGACTCCATCGATGTCGCCCGTGTGGTATTCTGGAGTTTACCCATCCGGAGATCATCAGCCTGTGTCTCTGCGAGCTGGCGGGCATCCTTCTCCGGCATGATTTCAAACTTCGCCCCGGCATCAGGCACCCCGTTGAGTCCGACGACTTTCACGGCAAAAGAGGGGCTGGCATTTTTGACATTCTTACCACCGTAATCTATCAAAGCTTTAATCTTGCCCCAGTGAGGTCCGATACGCATGGTATCCCCGACTTTGAGTAAACCTTCTTTAACAAGGACGGTCGCAGTAGCTCCACGGCCTTGCTCCACTTGGGACTCGATCACATTTCCCGTGGCAACACCTTCATCCCGGGAACGTAACTCTAACATCTCAGACTCCAAAAGAATACGTCCGATCAAATCTGTGATACCGATATTTTTTGTCGCGGATACTTTTACGACTCCGACATCACCGCCGAGCTCCTCATCCACAAGTCCTAACTCCATGAGTTGGCCTTGGACCTTGCTGATATTGGCCGAGGCAAGATCGACTTTATTCAAGGCGACAATGATTTTAACACCCGCGGCTTTTGCATGGCTGAAAGCCTCCTTGGTCTGGGGCATCGGACCATCATCGGCAGCTACGACCAAGACAACAATATCCGTAACATTAGCCCCACGGGCACGCATAGCCGAGAAGGCTTCGTGGCCGGGAGTATCCAAGAAAGTGATGTATTGATCCTCTTTTCTCTCGTTTTTAACGGTAATCGTATAAGCACCGATGTGCTGGGTAATCCCACCAGCTTCCCCGGCAGCAACACGGGCTTTGCGGACGCAATCCAAAAGGGAGGTCTTGCCATGATCGACATGGCCCATGAATGTCACCACAGGCGGACGGTGCGGGAGTTCTGCACGTTCCACAGGGACAGGAATTTTCTTATCCTCCACCTTCTGTTTTTCGGCTTCAATAATATGCTCTTTATGGGCGACTTTGGCACGGCGGTCGCGGCCAAATTCAAAATGGTGTTTGGTACAAACGGTTTTCGCTTGTTCTTCAGTAATCGTCCCGTTGATATTCGCGAAGACATTGATCTCCATGAGATCACCGATAAGCTGGAAGGGCTTGAGACTCATCATTTGAGCCAATTCACGAACAATAATCGGGCCTTTAATATGGATATATTTACCATCCACTCCACTCTCGGCATCGTCAACGACGGGTGCCTCCACTACAGGAGATTCAGTGGCTGGACCAGCAGGGGTAGCTTCTGCTATTTTGAGTGATTCGGCTTCAATGACCTTATCATTTTCAATCTGGATCTTTTCATTCTCGCGGCGTTCGGAAGGTGAAGAGATTAAATCCAGAATCACCGGCTTTTTCTTGGGGGCTTGTGCCTCGGCTGATGTATCAGACTTAGGAGTATCTTCCCCGGTTTTTGGTTTATGGGAAGAAGAGGGCATTCTCCTCGTGGTCAGACCTGTTTTTTTAGAAGCCGCTTCGGGTTTTGACGCAGTCGTACGTGGAGACTTTGGTTTTTCGGCCTCGGTCTTCTTTGTTGTTTTAGTTCCTTTGACTTCTTTAACAGGCATGATGATCTCGATTCTTTAATTCCTTATTTCTTGGATATTTCGATGGCTTTTTCGCGGATTTGTTTGGCTTTCTCCGCGGTCAGGTCAGCCGCTTCCATTAAATCATTTTCTTCCGTATCGGCAATCATGTCGATCCCGTGGAATCCAGCCTTTATCAAACGGCCTGCACTCTCTGCATCAATCGACAGCGCTTGGGCGATTTCAGCGGTCGCTTGGGCGACGCGTTTGCCAAACTCATCCGTAGTAGAGGTGTCTTTTTCGATATCCACTTGCCAACCAGTGATCTTTGAGGTCAAGCGGGCATTAACACCGCGTTTACCGATAGCCACCGAAAGCTGGTCTTCATCGACTTTGACTAATACCCTTTTATTTTTCTCATCGATTTCAATCGTCTTGAGTTTGGCGGGTTTAAGCGCTTCAGGAATGAATTCCCGAATATTAGGATACCAGCGGATAATATCCACCTTTTCATTATTCAGTTCACGGCAAATATTTTTCACCCGGGCTCCACGGACCCCGATACAGGCCCCGACCGGATCGATCTTATCGTCGCTCGAGTGTACGGCCACTTTCGTGCGGAATCCGGCTTCACGAACGATTGATTTAATCTGGATCGTGCCATCATTGATTTCAGAAACTTCGAGCTCGAATAAACGGCGGACAAACTCCGGATGACTCCTGGACAGAATAATCTGCGTATCACGGTGGGCTTGTTGATCCACCCGTAATACCAGCCCTCGGATACGGTCCCCGACACTGTAATCTTCCGTAGGAACCCGTTCATTCGAAGGCATAATGGCCTCAAATTTACCGAGATCCAAGATAACATCCATCCGTTCAAAACGGCGCACTGTCCCGGTAATCAAATCACCTTCACGGTCTTTAAATTCTTCAAAAATCTTCTCGCGTTCGATCCCGCGTAAACGCGCCATCATCGCCTGTTTAGCTGTCTGGCTGGCAATACGGCCAAATCCCGCAGGAGTGACCTCAAGATCAATTTCATCCCCTAATTTTACCTCAGGATTTGTCTTGAGTGCCTCTGTCAAGGAAACTTCCCCATTTTGGTTTGTTACCTTTTCGACTACAACGAGTTGCGCAATAGCACGGATGGCTCCAGTCTTGCGGTCAATATCGATACGCAAATTCCGAGCAGGTCCCACGCTCTTTTTCGACGCTGAAAGTAACGCGTTTTGAATCGCTTCAATCAATACTTCGCGATTAATTCCGCGTTCTCTTTCCAAATAATCTAGTCCGGCTATTAATTCTGCATTCATGATATATATAGTCCCTTAAAAACAAAAAAGTGGGTTCACACTGAATCCCACCTCTCGACGAACAAAATAGCATATAGAAACCAGCGAAAACCGTCAAGGCTTACTTCAAACAATAGTCAATATATTATTCAAAATTCTCCCCCTATCATTTTCCTACTGATTGACGGCAACCACCCAATTGGTTATATCTTTGCGCATGCCTAGTTTTGATATTGTCTCCAAAGTGGAA contains the following coding sequences:
- the purL gene encoding phosphoribosylformylglycinamidine synthase subunit PurL, which produces MTEPKITPEIISKHGITPDEYERIKGILGREPNFTELGIFSVMWSEHCSYKNSKPELKKFPTSAPHILVKAGEENAGVVDIGDGWAIAFKIESHNHPSAVEPFQGAATGVGGIIRDIFTMGARPVCNLNSLRFGAIEGDSATAKNNRRLFAGVVAGIAHYGNCIGIPTIGGEVYFDESYEGNPLVNAFCLGVLRHEQIAKGAAKGVGNPVFYVGSETGRDGLAGAAFASRELTEESKEDRPAVQVGDPFKEKLLLEACLELLAVPDAVAGIQDMGAAGLTCSTCETASRGGTGVEIDLAKVPQREPGMTPYETMLSESQERMLIIVNKGHEHVVKSIFEKWDLPYAEIGVVTNDGMMRVKNHGVLVAEIPARQLAEDAPIYHREAKEPAYLAKTRSFDPLQIPEPSNYEEILCKLLSSPTIASKNWVYRQYDHMVRDGTIVPPGSDAAVFRINEADKIIALATDCNSTYVYLDPYEGGKTAVAECCRNLVCSGAQPLASTDNLNFGNPHKPENFWQLQKAVEGLAEACIFFNTPVTGGNVSLYNESPTGAIDPTPTMSIVGLIDNPDHITTQYFKNDGDLIFLVGELGHELGGTHYLKRIHNAKAGHPPRLDFKKEKGVQDVVLSLIRAGAVNAAHDCSEGGLLVALAEMGISNGENLLGAKIALDDHSGRIDVLFFNESQSRIIVTCKASDESKLRGIVEKANVPLRKLGEVGGDKLEVSTHGKLFVWDTEKLRGAWYNAINQLMA
- the rpsA gene encoding 30S ribosomal protein S1, coding for MKGMEELLRASVKNFTEGSIITGRILEIRGREVLVDIGYKSEGIIPTDEFDEPTEIKIGDEIEVLLEQLEDNDGMVVLSREKALQKLNWDKITNASTEGGIIMGKVKSVVKGGLMVNVGVEAFLPGSQIDIVPPKNLNDYVGKTFEFKIVKINEERKNIVISRRELIEAERAEKRAKFLESMTVGSKVKGKVKNITDFGVFLDLDGIDGLLHITDMSWGRINHPSEMVKNGDEIEVTILDIDHEKQRVSLGLKQGQSNPWDKVEEKYPVATQVSGKVVSIAPYGAFVELEPGIEGMIHVSELSWTKRVARASDVLTVGQEVKAVVLGMNKEEQKVSLGIRQLESNPWDAIEQKYPSGTQVKGKIRNMTSYGAFVELDSDMDGMIHVSDMSWTRKINHPSELLKKGDDVDAVVLEIDRENQRISLGIKQLSEDPWKHIEQLYKIGDVVAGKVTKIASFGAFVELKDGIDGLVHISQISEDRVEKVKDILKVGDDVSARVIKVDKEDRRIGLSIKAANYSEEQLQKEREALESIKPGDDLASLEHAFDQAEEFRPGENKK
- the nusA gene encoding transcription termination factor NusA; this translates as MNAELIAGLDYLERERGINREVLIEAIQNALLSASKKSVGPARNLRIDIDRKTGAIRAIAQLVVVEKVTNQNGEVSLTEALKTNPEVKLGDEIDLEVTPAGFGRIASQTAKQAMMARLRGIEREKIFEEFKDREGDLITGTVRRFERMDVILDLGKFEAIMPSNERVPTEDYSVGDRIRGLVLRVDQQAHRDTQIILSRSHPEFVRRLFELEVSEINDGTIQIKSIVREAGFRTKVAVHSSDDKIDPVGACIGVRGARVKNICRELNNEKVDIIRWYPNIREFIPEALKPAKLKTIEIDEKNKRVLVKVDEDQLSVAIGKRGVNARLTSKITGWQVDIEKDTSTTDEFGKRVAQATAEIAQALSIDAESAGRLIKAGFHGIDMIADTEENDLMEAADLTAEKAKQIREKAIEISKK
- the rbfA gene encoding 30S ribosome-binding factor RbfA, which codes for MKNRMVRINELVKRSLSDLIRKEVNFDLGLITLTDVDVAPDLHNARIYFSVIGTQPQAEHEALKVLNKNRNNLQKLMSREVILKYTPILQFILDSTAERGVRVVQILDDLKADHMIPDEEQGEDEDAEYETKP
- a CDS encoding bifunctional oligoribonuclease/PAP phosphatase NrnA yields the protein MKPSLEQVTQELASRDNFLVMTHMRPDADALGSQLGVGLALEALGKKVTYWSSDTIPDKFFYLPHVDKIISLEGIIETAFDCVVSIDCASFERLGKARHFIKNFRKEPKQSPEPFCINIDHHESNTKFGDINYIDTSSPASGQIAYELLMTAGWIVTKEIATSLYAAISTDTGSFQYSNTTPKTMRVAADLIEKGINVGEINRQIYESFPLRRLLLFKEVFNTVEFIDDGKIGYIQITEKMYADTGAKPEDNENFIDSIRSVESVIVAALFEEEPEGKIRISLRSKDSKIINVNTIAGKFGGGGHPAAAGARPDGKLPEITDAVIAEIRRTLQK
- the infB gene encoding translation initiation factor IF-2; translation: MPVKEVKGTKTTKKTEAEKPKSPRTTASKPEAASKKTGLTTRRMPSSSHKPKTGEDTPKSDTSAEAQAPKKKPVILDLISSPSERRENEKIQIENDKVIEAESLKIAEATPAGPATESPVVEAPVVDDAESGVDGKYIHIKGPIIVRELAQMMSLKPFQLIGDLMEINVFANINGTITEEQAKTVCTKHHFEFGRDRRAKVAHKEHIIEAEKQKVEDKKIPVPVERAELPHRPPVVTFMGHVDHGKTSLLDCVRKARVAAGEAGGITQHIGAYTITVKNERKEDQYITFLDTPGHEAFSAMRARGANVTDIVVLVVAADDGPMPQTKEAFSHAKAAGVKIIVALNKVDLASANISKVQGQLMELGLVDEELGGDVGVVKVSATKNIGITDLIGRILLESEMLELRSRDEGVATGNVIESQVEQGRGATATVLVKEGLLKVGDTMRIGPHWGKIKALIDYGGKNVKNASPSFAVKVVGLNGVPDAGAKFEIMPEKDARQLAETQADDLRMGKLQNTTRATSMESLMEAIAAGQKKTLNVILKCDAMGSSEAIETQLKKAKSEKITVNLLHNAVGPITETDVILANASEAIIFGFNVKVETRAAEKAKAEKIEIRLHNIIYELMQEVEDALVGKLDPEIREAVIGHAQIKQVFEMSKGGKVAGTVVTDGRISRSGKARILRRKLQIYIGAVNTLRRFQDDVTDVRAGLECGIRLEGYNDYEEGDVIECFILEKVAQKL
- a CDS encoding acyloxyacyl hydrolase, producing the protein MNIRAKSIITALCGVILTVANVSAGTDMSKSLVTDVKPVASYDSNFDSMNWEAKLEWGGFHQFDQRYFQPAALNYFTANALMGLMLYSPTGPSILRGNTEFFFGLNGGGFSNGPGDYIAPGLMLGLQYNFVQPNSRWVPIVGVNAGFAFLDPALKPAYIGSTFNFTWSPYVGLRCFLNEKWSVQLTGNYNHMSNADTTSNNHGINGIGGMMGVSYFFK